The following are from one region of the Moritella sp. 24 genome:
- a CDS encoding YggT family protein: MNAANFLVSILFETYILIILLRVWLQMARADFYNPMSQFIVKATQPVVRPLRRVIPSVGGLDLASVIFAYAVACAMIYTLFGLQTGAVAPIQDVLILAAIKLLKQCFSLVFYVLILRAILSWVSQGNSPIEYVLSQLSEPILAPIRRIIPAIGGLDLSMLVAILGLQFLQILIGDLTGIPF, encoded by the coding sequence ATGAACGCGGCTAACTTTTTGGTCAGTATTTTATTTGAAACATACATTCTTATCATACTATTACGTGTATGGTTGCAAATGGCTCGCGCCGATTTTTATAATCCAATGAGCCAATTTATTGTCAAAGCAACACAGCCAGTTGTTAGACCATTGCGCCGTGTTATTCCAAGTGTAGGCGGCCTAGACTTAGCATCTGTTATATTCGCTTATGCCGTTGCCTGTGCAATGATTTATACTTTATTCGGCTTACAAACAGGTGCCGTTGCACCGATCCAAGACGTATTAATCTTGGCTGCAATTAAACTATTAAAGCAGTGCTTTAGCTTAGTATTCTACGTATTAATTTTACGTGCTATTTTAAGCTGGGTGAGCCAAGGTAATAGCCCAATTGAATACGTGCTATCACAGCTTAGTGAACCAATTTTAGCACCAATCCGCCGTATTATTCCTGCAATCGGTGGTCTTGATTTATCAATGTTAGTAGCCATTTTAGGCCTACAGTTTTTACAAATCTTAATTGGCGATCTCACTGGTATTCCATTCTAG